Genomic window (Polaribacter batillariae):
ACAAGGGTTTGCAAAATAGGCGCCTTTTTTGTGAATTTTCCAACTCGCAGTTACATTAGAACCCATTGCGTTTGTAGATAAGAAATATACATTTCCATAACCTCCAGAAGCAATTACAACTGCATGTGCAGAGTGTCTTTCGATTTCTCCTGTAATTAGGTTTCTTGTAATAATTCCTCTTGCTTTTCCATCTACAATAACAACATCTAACATTTCGTGACGGTTAAACATTTCAATCTTTCCACGAGCAATTTGCCTATTCATTGCAGAATAAGCTCCTAACAACAATTGCTGCCCTGTTTGCCCCTTCGCGTAAAAAGTTCTAGAAACTAAAACACCACCAAAAGAACGATTGTCTAACAAACCACCATAATCTCGGGCAAAAGGTACTCCTTGTGCCACACATTGGTCGATAATGTTTGCAGAAACCTCTGCCAATCTATAAACGTTTGCTTCACGAGAACGATAATCTCCACCTTTTACAGTGTCGTAAAACAATCTGTAAGTAGAGTCTCCATCTCCTTGATAGTTTTTTGCAGCATTAATTCCTCCTTGTGCAGCAATTGAATGCGCTCTTCTTGGAGAATCTTGGTATGCAAATGCTTTTACATTGTAGCCCAACTCTGCTAATGTCGCAGAAGCAGAACCGCCTGCTAAACCTGTACCCACTACAATAACGTCTATATTACGTTTGTTGGCAGGATTTACCAAATTTATATGATTTTTATAGTCTGTCCATTTATCTTTAATTGGACCCTTTGGTACTTTTGAATCTAAAGCCATAATTATATAAGATTAATGGTTTAAGTAATGATAAAGTGCAATAAAAATAAATCCTGCTGGAACTATAATTGAATATGCTTTACCAAATGTTTGTAAGTTTTTTTTGCGAATTGTTGAAGCTCCCATAGATTGAAAAGCAGAAGCAAAACCGTGTGCCAGATGAAAGCCTAAAAAGACAAATGCAAGCACATAGGCTCCTACTCTTAATGGATCTGCGAATTTATGAACCAATTCTTCATAGTATCTAAAACCATCTACACCAGCCATGGTTCCAGACCAATCTCCTTGAATGAATTTTGTGTTGATTTCTGGAAACCAAAAATCGATAAAGTGTAAAATAATAAAAAGTAAAATAGTAATTCCGCTAAAAATCATGTTTCTACTGAACCAACTCGAATTTGCAGCACCGTTGTTTTTAGCATAAGAAACGGTTCTTGCTTTGTTGTTTTTAATTTCTAAAATAAAACCCATTACAAAATGAAAAACAACTGCAAAAATTAAAACCGGCTGTAATGCAAATTGAACTACAGGGTTTGTTCCCATAAAATGAGATACTTCGTTAAAAGTATCTGGACTAAAAACCGATAAAATATTAATTGTTAAATGCTGAAGTAAGAAGAACATTAAAAAAAATGCAGAAAGCGCCATTGCTACTTTTCTTCCAATTGAAGATTTAAAAAATCCGCCCATTGTATTTATTAGTTAAAATTGTTACTACAAAAATACGGCGAAACAACTACCGAAACAAAGAAATTACAACGTTTTCGTTTGTATTTAGAATTGTTTTAAATTAGTGAAGCTTTATTTTTAAAAGTTGCAAAGTAATACATTAAAAATTGCAAGCTAAACTCATCTCGCCGAAAAGCGGAATCTCAACATTCACAATTCATTAGATGATTCATAAAGATTTAAAAAATTAATGATTTTTAATTAAGAATCGTAATACATGTAAAACAACTTCTTACAACGTTTTATTTATGCAGATTGAATGTTACCAGCTTCTTCTACAGGCACACAACCATTATAAAACCCTGGAGTTGGGTTGTAAGTTAAAATTTCTTTACCAACTTCTTCTGAGGTATAATATCCAAAAAGGGTATAATGTCTAACAAACATTAAATAACTATAGATAAAACACGTTTCTTTATTTTCATTTGAAACTTGGTTGCTTTCTAGTAATTTAAAAATTTGTACTTGCCTGTTCGAAGAAATTTTAAAGTAGGTATTTAACAGGGTTAAAAAATTACTTTTTGTTCCTTCGGAAATTTCCTTTGTAAAGGTTTTTTCAAACGATTTTTTAAATAAAATAGCTCCTTTATTAAATTTTTCTTGCGCTGCTTTGGTTGCCACCTTTTCTAAAACCAAATCTATAAATTGTGGTACTTTAACATCTAAAGCTCCCATGGTTTTAGAGGCTGGTAATATAAGGTCTGCTAAATGTGAGACTACAAAAACCCCTTCTTCAGTTAAAAACTGAGGAGCCCACTGTACAGTTCGATCGGTTTTACAAGAACTAAGTAACTGCAAAAGTACAGGTGCAGCAACAACGCCTCCTAAACCAAAAGTTAGTATTTTAAGCGATTCTCTTCTTTTCATGTAGTTAAAATTTATTTTCTTTTAATTGTTGAACTGCGTGATGTGCTGCTCTAGCAGTTAATGCCATGTAAGTTAAAGATGGGTTTTGGTATGGAGAAGAAGTCATACAAGCGCCATCGGTTACATAAACATTGGGTACAGCATGTATTTGGTTGTTTTTGTTAAGTACCGATGTTTTGGGGTCATGCCCCATTCTTGCAGTGCCCATTTCGTGAATTGCATTTCCTGGAAAACAAGGGTTGTCATATCCTTCAACATTTTTAAACCCAGCAGCTTTCATCATATTTATTGCTTCTTGCTGAATGTCTTTTCGCATCTCTTTTTCATTTTCTTTAAACTCACAATCAAAAGTTACGGTTGGTAAGCCCCATTCGTTTAATTTCTCGTAATTTAAAGTCATTTTATTTTCATGATAAGGCAAACATTCTCCAAAAGCAGTCATTCCAATTTTCCACGGACCCGGTTTAAATAACTCTTCTTTTAGGTCCTCACCAAAACTCATCTCTTTAATGGCTCTGCTCCATTTTGTTCTACTTGCACTGCCTTGAAAACCATAACCACGCAGGTATTTTTGCTTGGTTTTTGCATCTCCTAAATTTCGAAATCTAGGAATATGGAAACTTGCAGGTCTTTTTCCTGTATAATATTTATCATCAAAACCTTCTACTAAAGCTGTTGCCCCGACTTGAAAATGATGATCCATTAAATTATGACCTAGTTCTCCAGAGTCATTACCCAATCCGTTTGGAAACCTTTTTGAAGTTGAATTTAATAGAATTGCAGCACTAGCTACAGTAGAGGCGCAACAAAAAATAATTTTTGCAGAAAACTGAATTTTTTCGTGTGTAATTGCATCAATTACTTCAACTCCAGTGGCTAATTTTTTTGCATCGTCATAAATAATTTTACTTACAATAGAATTGGGTCTTAGCGTCATATTACCACTTCTATCTGCTGCTGGTAATGTGGTTGAATTACTACTAAAATAAGCTCCATAAGGGCAACCTCTTATGCAACGATTTCTATGCAAACATTTGCCTCTACCTTCGTAAATTTTGTCTCCAGTTATGTTTGCAAATCTTCCAATGGTTAAATGCCTATTTGTATAATTTTCGTGAAGTTTGTTTCTAAATTCAGTTTCTACACAATTTAATTCCATAGGTGGTGTAAAAATACCATCTGGTAGTTGTGGTAGATTTAATTTTTCTGCACTTACACCAATATAGGCTTCTACTTTATCGTACCAAGGTGCTATGTCTTTATATCTAATTGGCCAATCTACTGCAATACCTTCTTTTTTATTGGCTTCAAAATCTAAATCGCTTAAACGTAAAACTTGCCTTCCCCACATTATAGACCTTCCGCCTACATGATAACCACGTAGCCAATCGAATCTTTTTTTCTCGTTATATGGATGTTTAAGGTCGTTTACAAACCAATGTCTAGAAGCTTCATGTGTTGTATAACCAGAACGAGCTTGTTTTTCTTGTGTTTTAGGTTGGTTTGAAGCTGTTAACCCACGATTCTCAAAATCCCAAGTATCCATATTCATTGTTGGGTAATCTTCTACATGTTTAACCATTCTGCCCCTTTCTAAAACCAAAATTTTTAAACCTTGTTCACTTAATTCTTTGGCAGCCCAACCACCAGAAACTCCTGTACCAATAACAATAGCATCGTAAATTTCTTCGTTATTTTTTTTGCTCATTCCAAAAAATAAAATTTAATGTTACTTATTTTTAGACAAATCTTTAATTCTTATATTTCTAAACTTCAACTCAGACCCATGACCAAGAAAAGCAATATGCCCTTTATTTCTTTTTAATCCTGGATGATTTTTATTGTCTAGTGTTCCATTTTTAGAAGCTTCTTGCCAGTTTCCGTCTATAATAACTGTACCATTTAAAATAATTTTAACGTGATTTCCTTTTACGATTACCTCTTGAGAATTCCATTCTCCAACTGGTTTTAAAAACCCTCTTTTTGCTGCAATTACACCATATACAGAGCCATGATATTGGTAGGGTTTTAAATTTGCGTAAATGGAGGCTGTATTGTCTAAAATTTGTAATTCTTTACCAACATAAGCTGCGTCGCCTTCTAAAGGGGTGTGTATTCCTAAACCATTATTTGCTCCAGGAGTAAGCTTAAATTCGAACCTGAAATTAAAGTCTGAATATTCGTTCGCTGTGTATAAGTTCCCATGACCCCCATTTTCTGGACGCACAACTAACTCGTTATTTTCGACTAAATAATCTTTTTTGTTTCCAATCCAATGATCTAAATCTCTACCGTTAAAAAGAGAGGTAAATCCTTCTTTTCTTTCTTCTGCAGATAAAGAATCGTCTCCAGAAGAAATTTCTCTAACATATATATTTCTAAACCCTAAATCTTCTCCATGTGCTTGTAATTCTATAGCTTCTTTTGTAAAGATTGGTAATTTTCTATCCCAATAATTCTCGAGAATTACATTATCTGTTACCAAAATACCATTTAAGTGAACTGTTACACGTTCGCCAACCATTTTAATTCGAAAGGTATTCCAATCGTTTATTGGATTGTCTGCAACCACTAAAGGGGTGCTTCTATTTTTTTGATTATTATATAAACCACCACTTCCTACTTGTGCACCAACATTGGTTCTTGCAATATCCCAAATTTGTACTTGTGGTGTTCCTCTTAAATAAATTCCACTATCGCCACCATTGGTAATTTTCCAATCTACCAACATTTCGAAATCTCCATAATCTTTTATGGTACAAATATTATTATAACCTTCTCCTTTAAAACCGATAATGCCGTCTTTTACAAACCAATCTTTAAGCATTTGTTTGTTTGCTTTTTCTTGTGCCTCTGCGAGTTGCTTTTTAGTCATTTTTGCTCTTGCAATTGGGTTTTTAACCAATCCTTCCCAACCAGACAAATCTTTACCATTAAAAATAGATTCAAAGCCTTTTACGTTTGGCATTTTTTCTAAAAATTCTTTTACATCAATTTTTATATATTGGCTGTCGGGTCCTGTAATATTATTCATGCTCTTTGATACAATTTCTCGGACAATTTTTCCGCTTAAAGCATTGTTTTTTCCTGGGGTTGGCAACGCAATTTTAATGGCTGCATTAGAGGCTGTAGCTCTTAAGTTTTTATCTTCTAAATACTTAGAAACGAATATTAAAGACAAAAATGTTTTAATTGAGCTAGCACTATTTATAACTTTTTTTTGTTCCTCTATATTTTTACTAAAAGGCATTATTTTTTTAACTAATAATAGCTTTTGGTCTGCTGTATTCTTAGAATTCATTACTTGAGATAGATACATATCAAATGCTTCTGAATGCAGTTCTGTATTATTACTTGCGGCTTCAAATAAATACGGAATTGCATCTTTATTTCTCCACTTAGATAAGGCTGTTAAAGCATTCGTTCTTTCTTTTAAATGGTTAGATTTTAAAGAAGATGTTACCAAATTTAATGCTTCTTTATTGTTTAACATTGGTAAAATTGGTAGTAACTTTTCTTTTTTTGAAACTTTTTTATAAGCTGTAAGAACAGCTTCAGATAAGTCTTTTTTAGATTCGTCTAACACAACTGTAATAGCACTTTGTAGGTTAGAAATGTATTGTGGATTATCTGTACTATTTAATAAATTTATAAATTGTGATAAATGATTTGGTGTAGCAATTTCTGGCAACGCTTTATAGACTGCTTCTTCTACTTTTTCATTTTTATTTTCTAACAAAGAAAGAATTGTATCGAATTTTGAAGTGGCATTTCTGGCTGCCAATACTTCTACAAGTACAACTTTTCCTTGGGTATTTGTTTTTGCTAAATTGTTCGCAATTGTATCGATTTCGTTTTTTGAAGTTAAACGAAGTAAACTGCCTTTTATGGCTGAAATTTCTGCGGGTGTTTTCGCTTTTAACAAACCATCAAATAAAATAGGGAAAGCGCTATTTTTAGGTTGAAAAGCCAAAGCTTTTATACCAGCTATTCTAACAGCTTCTTGTTTGCTTTTTATTGCAGGAAGAATAAATAATGAAATTACTTCTTTTTCATTTCTCTTCTGAACCATTCCTAATAACTGTATTTTTCCTTTTGGAACGGCTTTCTTAAAACTTTTTGCCCATTTCGAAAGGTTATTAGAGGTTAAATTCTCTGATGCAATTGCAACAACGGCTCCTCTATAAACATCATTTTTATGCTTAAATTCTTTTAACAACCTTTTTAATACTTTATCTTCTGTTTGATGATTTAAAAGATGCAACCCTGCTGTTCTAAAATGTAACTGTGCATTAGAAGTACAATTTTTTAGCAATACTTTACCTATTTCTTCTTTAATTTTAGCATTGTTTTGTTGCATACCAAAATGTATAAGAGATAAAACAGCTTCTGTATTTTCTTCTTTAAAATCTACTTTTTTAGCCTCGTTATACAGCGTTTGATAGGAGTTTGAATCTGCAATATTGGCCAACGCTTTTAACACATGCCTGCGTGTTTCTATTGATTTTGAACTGTTTAAACTTTCTATTGTAGCCACAGCAGGCTTGTATTTTAAAACGCCCAAAGCATTGATATAAGCAACTTGTTGCTGCCCTTTACTTTCTTTTAAAGCTGCTAAAATTGCTTGTGCGGCTTCTTCGGATTTAATATTTGTTAAAACAGCCAAAGCTGGTTTGTAAAACGCACTCTCGTATAAATAGTTTTTTAAATCTTTAATACTAGTATTGGTCGCGCAATATTGTAAACGTTCTATTAAAAATGTTTTTACTTCGTTAGACTTGGTTTTATGAATAGCAGCAATTAATGCTTCTTCGACAGTTTTTCTATTACTATTTTTGTTTTTTCCAACATACATCGTTAAACTATTAATCGTAAAACGTGCACTGGTATCGTCTCCAGTACCTAATGGTACTAACATGTCGCAAATTTTAAGAATGCCTTCTTTGTTTAAACTTAAAACATCTTCCATTAATTTATTAATGTTCTGACTATTTTTGGCTGGCATTTGTGCCAAAATATCTGCAACTTTAGTATCTAAAGTTCTGTTAATTTGAGAGTAACCAGAAGTTACAGTGCAGAAAAGTAATAAGATTGTTATAATTGTACTGTATGTATTTTTCATCTGTATTGGTGTTGTTGTTAGTATTCCCAAGAAGTTCTTTCGGCTTGGTTAATTAATCTATTTGCTGCTTCATCATTAATAAATTCTTGTTTTATAGGATCGAAATCTAAATTTCTACCCAACCTTAACGCTGCTAAGCCCATATTTACAATGGTTGCAGATCGATGGCCATTTTCTTCGTTTAAAGCAAATTTTTGTCGAGTTTTTACTGAATGTGAAAATACGCTAATTTGTTCTTCAGGATCTGGAAGGCTATTGATTAAACCTTCGATGTTTGGAATGGTAGATTTAAACCCGTTAAAAATCTTTCCATTTGGTCCTTCTATATATGCTGCATTCTTATCTTTATTTTCGCCATCTAAAATAATTTGGCAACCATCTGCATAGGTAAAGATAATTTTACGCCAAGTACCAATTGCATCGTAATGTTGTTGTGGTGCATCTATTTCTACTTTTATAGGACTGGTATTGTCTTTGCCTAGAAAATATTGAACAGGGTCTATATAATGTTGCCCCATATCTCCTAAACCACCACCATCATAATCCCAATAACCTCTAAAAGTAGCGTGAGTTCTGTGTGGATGATATGGTTTTTCGGGTGCAGGTCCTAACCACATATTGTAATCGAAATGAGCTGGAACTTCTTGAGGTTTTAAATTTTCTTTACCAACCCAATAAAATTTCCAATTAAAGCCAGTGACACCACTTATTGTTACTTTTAATGGCCAGCCTAAAGCACCACTATCAACTACTTTTTTTAATTTCTTTACAGGGGTTCCCATTCCGTAAAAATTATCTTTAAATCGAAACCAAGTATTTAATCGAAACATTTTTCCGTGTACTTTCATTGCTTCTACCACTCGTTTTCCTTCTCCAATTGTTCTTGTCATTGGTTTTTCGCACCAAACATCTTTTCCTGCTTCTGCTGCCATTACCGACATAATTCCATGCCAATGAGGAGGTGTTGCAATATGTACAATATCTATATCTGGTCTTGCGAGTACTTCTCTAAAATCTCGATAACCTTTTACATCTGAGCCTACTTTTTTAAGTGTATTGGATAAGTGTTTACCATCTACATCGCAAATAGCTAATAATTTTGTGCCTTCGTAATTTAAATGTTGCTGTCCCATACCACCAACTCCAATTACTGCTTTGGTAAGTTGGTCGCTTGGAGCTAAAAATTTTGTACCCCCCATTACATGTCTTGGAATAATTGATATTCCTGCTGTTATTGCTAAAGACTTTTTAACAAAACTTCTTCTACTGTTTATTTTATTGCTCATATATACTTTTTTACGGTTCGATTTGACATCAAAAATAAGCCCCTGTAGGTAAAAAGAAGGGTAATAAATGGGGTAACAAAAATTAAAAATTCATTTTTTTTAATAAAATGGTTTTATTTTGACTTAAAAAAAGTTCGAAAACCAAAATTCTGTATTTAGATTCCCATTTTCAAGGGAATGAGAATTTTAACAGAAACCTCGAGGATTTCTTTTCGATAAAAAACGTTTTATCTTCTTTGTGTAGTGTAAAAATGTTACGATATGCTCTTTTCGAAAGTAATAGGGTAATTTTCTTTGTAAATATTTTTATAGAGTTTAGAG
Coding sequences:
- a CDS encoding DUF1080 domain-containing protein, whose translation is MKNTYSTIITILLLFCTVTSGYSQINRTLDTKVADILAQMPAKNSQNINKLMEDVLSLNKEGILKICDMLVPLGTGDDTSARFTINSLTMYVGKNKNSNRKTVEEALIAAIHKTKSNEVKTFLIERLQYCATNTSIKDLKNYLYESAFYKPALAVLTNIKSEEAAQAILAALKESKGQQQVAYINALGVLKYKPAVATIESLNSSKSIETRRHVLKALANIADSNSYQTLYNEAKKVDFKEENTEAVLSLIHFGMQQNNAKIKEEIGKVLLKNCTSNAQLHFRTAGLHLLNHQTEDKVLKRLLKEFKHKNDVYRGAVVAIASENLTSNNLSKWAKSFKKAVPKGKIQLLGMVQKRNEKEVISLFILPAIKSKQEAVRIAGIKALAFQPKNSAFPILFDGLLKAKTPAEISAIKGSLLRLTSKNEIDTIANNLAKTNTQGKVVLVEVLAARNATSKFDTILSLLENKNEKVEEAVYKALPEIATPNHLSQFINLLNSTDNPQYISNLQSAITVVLDESKKDLSEAVLTAYKKVSKKEKLLPILPMLNNKEALNLVTSSLKSNHLKERTNALTALSKWRNKDAIPYLFEAASNNTELHSEAFDMYLSQVMNSKNTADQKLLLVKKIMPFSKNIEEQKKVINSASSIKTFLSLIFVSKYLEDKNLRATASNAAIKIALPTPGKNNALSGKIVREIVSKSMNNITGPDSQYIKIDVKEFLEKMPNVKGFESIFNGKDLSGWEGLVKNPIARAKMTKKQLAEAQEKANKQMLKDWFVKDGIIGFKGEGYNNICTIKDYGDFEMLVDWKITNGGDSGIYLRGTPQVQIWDIARTNVGAQVGSGGLYNNQKNRSTPLVVADNPINDWNTFRIKMVGERVTVHLNGILVTDNVILENYWDRKLPIFTKEAIELQAHGEDLGFRNIYVREISSGDDSLSAEERKEGFTSLFNGRDLDHWIGNKKDYLVENNELVVRPENGGHGNLYTANEYSDFNFRFEFKLTPGANNGLGIHTPLEGDAAYVGKELQILDNTASIYANLKPYQYHGSVYGVIAAKRGFLKPVGEWNSQEVIVKGNHVKIILNGTVIIDGNWQEASKNGTLDNKNHPGLKRNKGHIAFLGHGSELKFRNIRIKDLSKNK
- a CDS encoding GMC oxidoreductase; translated protein: MSKKNNEEIYDAIVIGTGVSGGWAAKELSEQGLKILVLERGRMVKHVEDYPTMNMDTWDFENRGLTASNQPKTQEKQARSGYTTHEASRHWFVNDLKHPYNEKKRFDWLRGYHVGGRSIMWGRQVLRLSDLDFEANKKEGIAVDWPIRYKDIAPWYDKVEAYIGVSAEKLNLPQLPDGIFTPPMELNCVETEFRNKLHENYTNRHLTIGRFANITGDKIYEGRGKCLHRNRCIRGCPYGAYFSSNSTTLPAADRSGNMTLRPNSIVSKIIYDDAKKLATGVEVIDAITHEKIQFSAKIIFCCASTVASAAILLNSTSKRFPNGLGNDSGELGHNLMDHHFQVGATALVEGFDDKYYTGKRPASFHIPRFRNLGDAKTKQKYLRGYGFQGSASRTKWSRAIKEMSFGEDLKEELFKPGPWKIGMTAFGECLPYHENKMTLNYEKLNEWGLPTVTFDCEFKENEKEMRKDIQQEAINMMKAAGFKNVEGYDNPCFPGNAIHEMGTARMGHDPKTSVLNKNNQIHAVPNVYVTDGACMTSSPYQNPSLTYMALTARAAHHAVQQLKENKF
- a CDS encoding gluconate 2-dehydrogenase subunit 3 family protein, with translation MKRRESLKILTFGLGGVVAAPVLLQLLSSCKTDRTVQWAPQFLTEEGVFVVSHLADLILPASKTMGALDVKVPQFIDLVLEKVATKAAQEKFNKGAILFKKSFEKTFTKEISEGTKSNFLTLLNTYFKISSNRQVQIFKLLESNQVSNENKETCFIYSYLMFVRHYTLFGYYTSEEVGKEILTYNPTPGFYNGCVPVEEAGNIQSA
- a CDS encoding succinate dehydrogenase cytochrome b subunit — translated: MGGFFKSSIGRKVAMALSAFFLMFFLLQHLTINILSVFSPDTFNEVSHFMGTNPVVQFALQPVLIFAVVFHFVMGFILEIKNNKARTVSYAKNNGAANSSWFSRNMIFSGITILLFIILHFIDFWFPEINTKFIQGDWSGTMAGVDGFRYYEELVHKFADPLRVGAYVLAFVFLGFHLAHGFASAFQSMGASTIRKKNLQTFGKAYSIIVPAGFIFIALYHYLNH
- a CDS encoding Gfo/Idh/MocA family oxidoreductase, which produces MSNKINSRRSFVKKSLAITAGISIIPRHVMGGTKFLAPSDQLTKAVIGVGGMGQQHLNYEGTKLLAICDVDGKHLSNTLKKVGSDVKGYRDFREVLARPDIDIVHIATPPHWHGIMSVMAAEAGKDVWCEKPMTRTIGEGKRVVEAMKVHGKMFRLNTWFRFKDNFYGMGTPVKKLKKVVDSGALGWPLKVTISGVTGFNWKFYWVGKENLKPQEVPAHFDYNMWLGPAPEKPYHPHRTHATFRGYWDYDGGGLGDMGQHYIDPVQYFLGKDNTSPIKVEIDAPQQHYDAIGTWRKIIFTYADGCQIILDGENKDKNAAYIEGPNGKIFNGFKSTIPNIEGLINSLPDPEEQISVFSHSVKTRQKFALNEENGHRSATIVNMGLAALRLGRNLDFDPIKQEFINDEAANRLINQAERTSWEY